Proteins encoded in a region of the Macaca mulatta isolate MMU2019108-1 chromosome X, T2T-MMU8v2.0, whole genome shotgun sequence genome:
- the LOC114669729 gene encoding X antigen family member 5 has translation MSWRGRRYRPRRCLRLAQLVGPMPEPSVPEPQQEGPPTESQDHTPGQKREEDQGAAEIQVPDLEVDLQKLSQSKTGDECGDGSDVQGKILPKSEQFKMPEGGEGKPQL, from the exons ATGAGTTGGCGAGGAAGAAGATATAGACCAAGACGATGTTTACGACTTGCTCAGCTGGTTGGGCCTATGCCT GAGCCCAGTGTGCCAGAGCCTCAACAAGAAGGACCACCAACTGAAAGTCAGGATCATACACCTGGtcagaagagagaagaagatCAGGGTGCAGCTGAGATTCAAG TGCCCGACCTGGAAGTTGATCTCCAGAAGCTGTCTCAGTCAAAGACTGGGGATGAATGCGGAGATGGTTCTGATGTCCAGGGGAAGATTCTGCCAAAATCAGAGCAATTTAAAATGCCAGAAGGAG